In Erigeron canadensis isolate Cc75 chromosome 8, C_canadensis_v1, whole genome shotgun sequence, the DNA window AAAACAACGGATATGAACAATACATCAATGGTAAGTAGCATGTTTTCTGAATGGGACTTCTAAGCTTAGGTTGACATAATACTATAATAGTCAACCTGTAAATGGGACTTCTAAGCttcttagttttttttatttttgtacacTAACTACTTAAAATACGGCCTTGTGAAAATCCGTAACTCCGTTGGACCATAGTTATATATTAGTGGAGTGGGCATCTTTATATAGTTCAATAATTACTAATGGCAAAGGCATGTGGTTTCTAGCTGTTTGACCAGTATATCCTAATCTATTTATGTTGTTCAACTATCCCTCTAATATGACTCTACTACAAAATCTTCTATCCATAGTCCTCTTTATGCAGTTTAAAATTACTAACGACAAAGGCATGTATGCTACTCCATCTTTATCCTATATGTGTCAATCAGGTAAACTAAAACTACATCATCTATATCTCAAATCGTAACCACAACCTATTCCAAATAACCTATATCCAGAATATTTCTATAATCAATTAGTCCACATTACACTAGATTAAGCACTTCTATAACATCCTAAGCTCCGTATATCCATCTTCCAACTCAAAATTCCACTAAAATGCATTTCACAATCTCAACTTTCAGATCAAAAACTATATTTctaaataaatacatacatcCGCTTAATAAGTATAAAGTCTACAAAATGTTAGCTGACAAAGCTCGGCAACAACAATCGGTTCTTAGCGTAACAGTAAAAGATCATTACAACAACTAATCACTATGAAGCTTATTCTAGCTAAGATTGCACAAATTCTCAGATCTAAAAAATCAACACTacacaaatacatacatatccTATAGGTATATCATCAAGATAACATGATCACAATTTCAGTTTTCCACTAAATTATGTAACCATCGTAAATTGAGCAGCTTTCAGAGTGCCGAATGTTTCTCAGCTactttattcaaaaaaaaaataataataagtgggtgggtgggtgggaaccctctggTCCGATGTACCGTCTTGGTACCCAGAGCGCACACCGCATAGTACTCATTCCCGGTGACTCACCATCctcacacatggatcacaagataaTAGTTTCTCCACTTGCCTTTGTCAAGTATCAAACCTGTGATCACACATGTAACCTTTATCTGTGGGCCCATGTGATCACATGGTGGCGGTACCGTTGGGTTCTCAACTACTTTAATTTGTCATTAACTGGAGTACTTTTCTAATAAACATGAGACTCTAGATGCTTCATAACTCCCTCCCGCCAATCTCAATCCTTTCAACCACCCAACTCTCTCTTTTTACTCCATCATCATCTGAAACTACATGGCAGATTGTAGACCATATAGCTAATAGTGAGGGAGATATGCAGTTAGAGAGATACTATAGTGGCATACAACCAAAAAGATCAAACTTTGAAAACATTCCACCTCATAATCCTAAAGTCGTGATTACAATATGAAAAATGAATAGATACAAATACATGCATGCAAATAACTGTAAAGAAACAGGGAGAGAGAGCAAGAGTACCTTAAGGAGACCACGTAGAAAAGAGAAGCTAAGTCGGTCACTGGAAGACCACAATGAGCAATATACGAAGCATAGGTCGGTGTAAGGAATTCTGGAATTTTCCATGAATATGGAGGTTTTTATGCATAAGATAGTTAtataacttgaaaaaaaatagtAGCTAGAAGAGATAGTGTTAAAAATGGTAAAGTTTGGGAAAAGTAACTTTCCACTCACAAAGGAAAGTGATGTGTATCAATTGATTATACAGAAAATAAGCGAGAAAACACAGAGGAGAAAGAAAGCCAGCCAAAGTCGGCTGTCTAGGTTGCACGGAGACGGGTACGGTAATCGGATATGGGGACGGGAAACgacaaaacttaaaaatctaagatacgggtacggcaaagatacggcaataaaaaatatataaaaataactaattctAATCCATAATagtatagtataatatataataatgatcaACATATCATATCCTAGTAATTCTTGGagccattttaaaaaaataataacgaAATATAATACTTTCTACTCCCATCTTTATCATCATATTCATAAAGTAAAGAAATACTACTTTTACTCTTTCCAATAAGGCCCCTCCCTAAGGGCTTCGTCGATGGGTTGTCGATGGCTCTTCGTTGTCGAAGCCTTAGGGAGCACGCTCGTCGACCGCGAATAATTCAAACCAATTCGATCCATCGATGTGTGAAGACGAGGAAATGTGGGGTCCATGCTTAacgtaaactaaaaaaaaaacagattttttcaaaagttttcaaaggAAACGgctagtttctttttttttgttttttttaaaaactttacatatatatatatatactaccttTTCACTCTCCTTCTTCAAACCTTTCTTCACTACTTCTTCCATTTTCTCCACAATTCCTTTCATTATATTCACAATATCAACAAAATCTTTCACCATATCAAACAACGAAAaccaaagttttatttttccttgcaatgttttatttttaagtgtgttatgtgttttatttttagtggtaatgtttaattgtaatgtttttttaatttagttgtaatgtttaatttttaataaaattaagtagtttttaattttgtgtaaatataaaataaaataataaaaagtgtaGAAGAGGGGTTATAGGGAGTGATTGTGGAAAAGGTGGATGGAAAAAGAGAAAAACTGATATGACAGTGTGAAAGAGGGTAAGGATGAAGTGCTTTAAGGAGAGGCCTAAGATGTACTCCGTATTAAATATACACCACTTTTACATACTCCCacctaaattttattatattctaaGTAAAAGTTTTCTTCCTCTGTTTTTAATATCTCCGGTCTGAGCAACACCGGAAAAACGAAAATCAGCAACTATCACCACCACTAGTAAACAAAGAACAATGAGGCGGGATAAAGGTACACCTTCATTAATCCTAAAGCATTTACTTTACTGAAAACGGGTTTTGGTTTCTGTCTCATACCCaccaaaaaacacacaaactcgccggaaaaaatgcTTTCTTTATCTCCGGCTATGGATGGTCGTCTGAAATCTGGTGGAAACGTTTAGGaaactccccccccccccccataacTGGAAACGCGCAGAAAACGTTTCGAAGGCGTATCCTACACGTATCCGTCCCCATGGCGTCCCCGAAACGGGTACTCCACCCTAACTGCCGTTTCCGTGCATCATAGTCGGCTGTTATTGATAATCTGGATTAATGCCCCAACAGCCCTAGTTCCTaagaacaaataataataatctccatCAATGAAAACGATGGCCTAGGGCCTTATTTAATCAAGTCAAATTTAACCTTAACTTGGTGCACAAGTAATAccatataataaaataagacGACCTATTACTTTTGGGCTGTTTCTCGGGTTGTGCTTCCTGGGCTATTTCTATACCTTTTGATTCATATcattacccccccccccctcgcGGCAAAAAcacaccttgtcctcaaggtgtGACTTGAACCAACCTTATTATTCCTGGATCCCATGTCTTTCTTTGAACACGGTGTCCAGCAACACTATTAAGTCCACAAAAGTCCCCCCATGGCTCTTCATACAGAATGACCTGCCTTCTTTTTTCTAGCTCGGCTTCTCCCCTTTGACCGAAACTCGTGGTTTTGGCTGCATGCGACCAGCCCCAAGACATGTTATTAGAGGATTGTAGCAAACTCGGGTCTTTGTCTTGCTTTATAAGAGAACTACCACAAACTACTCCCTGATTACCAAAGTCTTTGCCAATATCTTCCACCACCCCTGTTTTAATAACCTCTGTGATTTGCTCCTCGAACTTATTACTAATTTCTTGACTATCTGATTTTGTACCTTTAATGACGTCTATGTCTTCAACACCAACACTAGAAACagctttgttttccttttttttcaagTCAAACTccaaatcttttatatatagagaAGAAGTAGGATcaaaagaagagaaagaatCTTGCAAACCATGAGAATCAATTTTTAAAGCCAATGACATCACATCTTTCAACTTAGAGCAGCTATATTGATGCCATTCAACAAATATTTCCCTAATTTCAGTATCTAAACCATATATGAATAGATTTATAGCGTAGATCTCATAAACTTTTTCTAGATTTTTAACTTGATCGAATAAGATTTGAAACGAAAGACAATATTCTTTAACAGTACCCTCTTGGCTAATAGCCATAATCTTCTCCAAGGCAGATTCCATGCTGCTAGCTAATTTTTTTCCCGGATGAACAATAACTTTTCTGGACGACAGTAACGCATGATGAactgtatttttgtttttactacCACAGGTTGCAAGAAagttttctctgataccaattgatgtGTATCAACTGATTAAACAGAAAATAAGCGAGAAAACACAGAGGAGAAAGAAAGCCAGCCAAAGTCGGCTGTTATTGATAATCTGGATTAATGCCCCAGCAGCCCTAGTTCCTaagaacaaataataataatctccatCAATGAAAAAGATGGCCTAGGGCCTTATTTAATCAAGTCAGATTTAACCTTAACTTGGTGCACAAGTAATAccatataataaaataagacGACCTATTACTTTTGGGCTGTTTCTCGGGCTGTGCTTCCTGGGCTATTTCTATACCTTCTGATTCATATCAGAAAGTTGccatttaaaagatatataatgaaCGAATGACGTAGCTGACCACAGGTAACCTTGGCATCTTAgcaaatatatatcttattaacCAGGTTGTGCACAATTTAGAGGTTCTCTTGAGAAGCAATCTCGGAGAAACGGGTGAACTTTATCAGCATATATATGTCATGATCCGGGCATCTTCAATTCAACTTTTCCGAAGTGGCTGCCATCAAGTATGGTATGAACAGTCAGTCGCAGATTCTACTTCATAGTGCCCAGATTTGCTTAATTGGCTCACTTGTCTTTCAATAGTTAGGTACCAAAGATCCAACTGACGTTATCATGTTGGGTTACTTGGACTAGGTACTCGAATGATTTTTGTACATACATCTTTTGAGCCTTCTTCAacataatgattaaaaaaatccATATTATAAAACCCGAGAGTGCTGCTCCTGatagatgaaaaaaatatatgccAAAGATATACCATTGCGTGCACCTGGTATATACAAAGACCCATTCTTCCATAAAAGGTCATAGATGGTTATGGccaaacctaaaaaaaaaacaaaaagaagcaGTATCGAGAACCGATGAAACTGGCTCATGATAATATTGGTTATGGCAATTGAACGACGACTGAACCAATCAAGCAAATCTAAGCACTATGAAGTAGAATCCGCAAGTGACTGTTCATACCATACTTGATGAGTTGATGGTGGCCAGTTCGGACTTCGGAAAGTTGAATTGAAGTTGCCCGGATCATGACATATACATGCTGATAAGGTTCACCGGTTTCTTACAGTGACCCATTTACAAAGACCCAATGCCCCAAAAGAAAATCTGATTAAGTTCAAAAATTGGAGCATCAGGATAAACACGAAAAGATACTGAATGTCTAATAGCATCAAAAgcaaaaacacacatatattcTCTCACAAAATCAAACAGAAGATTGTGTCTATTATTGATGGCTGCAAACTTCAGGATTTCATGACAAATTGAGCCTAACAGAACACCATTTCTACTTAGCAACAAAAAACCATTTCTATTTCATATATCTCACAAAATCAAACAGAACATTGTGTCTATTATTGATGGCTGCAAACTTCAGGATTTCATGACAATATAATTGAGCCTAACAGAACACAATTTCTACTTAGCAACAAAAAACCATTTCAATGTCATTTTATTACGGACCTGAATTACTACATGAACTGGAGCCGAGGTTCAAAGCAAAATCCTGAAAAGATTTCAAGCGGAAACTTCTTATGCATCAGACACTTATGAGACCAAAACCACTGCCTAGTATCCATATCATACACAAGCAAAGCTGTTCCTCCATAACTCTGTATGTATATCAGATCCCCACCCCCAGTGCTAGCAAAAACATCATCCAACTCCCCGAAACCCTGGACATATTTATGGGGCATTCTGGTCATTTCTGTCCACACCCTCCCATCAAGAACCCATATGCCAACACCCTTTATTACCCCTGATCTATTTGGTCTCCCTATGCCACCAACAAGCACAAGCTTTTTCTGAACATTCATTAACCTTCCACATGTAAGCGCACAAGGTGCTGATATTACGGATTCATCCTTCAAAACACCAGTCAAGGGTTCAGTGTTATCAAGATTGTAAGTTATCACACCGTGCAAATTCTGAACCTCGTTAGGTATCGTGCAAAAGACCAATACGTACAAAATGTCATCACAAATTACACTTATATCCCCTGGTCTCCACCTTTTCATTGCTCCCATCATAGGGGGTAACCAaatattatcatttgaattGTAAACATGGATAGAGAAATCCCACAAGAAAAAATCATCAGAAGCTTGCATTGACCGAACGATGGATATCGTGTATTTTGACTTTGACTGGTCAACAGAAAATGCCAAAGCACTGTAGACTGGGAAACCCACGCATGGTGGgtttttaataactttataaTCACGAGTTATGGGATTACAAATGTAGATCTCTTTGTTGGTTACATCATCCATGAAGCATACAAGGCCACGCGATGGAGCAATGTTCCACGTGTGGTGTACCATGAATGGGAGCTCGTAGTTATACCATTTTCGCATACCCGAATCATAAAGATATCCCACAGGCTCAACCGAGCTAGTGAACATGAAGTACCAAGGTTTTTCTGACAAGAAAGTAGCATCATTTAGGATGAATTTCTTTGAGTGGATAATATGGTTCCATTTCTTACATACACAAGAAGCTTTGAATATTGCTGATATAGGGAGGCAGGATAGGATTCTCTCGTGCATGTCATCTGGCAG includes these proteins:
- the LOC122579865 gene encoding F-box/kelch-repeat protein At3g61590-like encodes the protein MERDSWSSDELDIKQKGTGVFLPNSELKETATNQEESIVTIEILPDDMHERILSCLPISAIFKASCVCKKWNHIIHSKKFILNDATFLSEKPWYFMFTSSVEPVGYLYDSGMRKWYNYELPFMVHHTWNIAPSRGLVCFMDDVTNKEIYICNPITRDYKVIKNPPCVGFPVYSALAFSVDQSKSKYTISIVRSMQASDDFFLWDFSIHVYNSNDNIWLPPMMGAMKRWRPGDISVICDDILYVLVFCTIPNEVQNLHGVITYNLDNTEPLTGVLKDESVISAPCALTCGRLMNVQKKLVLVGGIGRPNRSGVIKGVGIWVLDGRVWTEMTRMPHKYVQGFGELDDVFASTGGGDLIYIQSYGGTALLVYDMDTRQWFWSHKCLMHKKFPLEIFSGFCFEPRLQFM